In Nocardia sp. NBC_00403, one DNA window encodes the following:
- the lysA gene encoding diaminopimelate decarboxylase codes for MSAHPAGPRHAEIPHAPSLAERPRDPKQMIDLPVNVWPRNASRDGDGVVQLAGVPVHELAAQFGTPLFVVDEDDFRSRCRDMVRAFGSNARVHYASKAFLCGEIARWIRDEGLSLDVCSGGELAVALHAGFPAQRIALHGNNKSVPELEAAVAAGVGHVVVDSLIEIDRLEVVAGRAGVVQDVLVRVTVGVEAHTHEYISTAHEDQKFGFSIAGGDAMEALARVFEADNLRLVGLHSHIGSQIFELDGFEIAARRMLGLLRAAVDKFGIERTAQIATLDLGGGLGISYLPNDDPPPLDEFATSLRKLVGEEADRAGLPEPTIAVEPGRAIAGPGTVTLYEVGTIKDVSLDGGLTRRYVSVDGGMSDNIRPALYQADYDCRLVSRSSDADPVVARVVGKHCESGDIIIRDTWMPADVGPGDLVAVAATGAYCYSMSSRYNQLTRPAVVAVRDGVPRLILRRETVSDLLSLEV; via the coding sequence GTGAGCGCGCATCCAGCCGGACCCCGGCACGCCGAGATTCCGCACGCCCCCAGCCTGGCCGAGCGCCCGCGTGACCCGAAGCAGATGATCGATCTGCCCGTAAATGTGTGGCCGCGCAACGCTTCTCGCGATGGCGACGGTGTCGTGCAGCTGGCCGGTGTGCCGGTGCACGAGCTGGCCGCACAGTTCGGGACCCCGCTGTTCGTGGTGGACGAGGACGACTTCCGTTCCCGCTGTCGCGATATGGTGCGCGCGTTCGGCTCGAATGCGCGAGTTCACTACGCGTCCAAGGCATTCCTGTGTGGCGAGATCGCCCGCTGGATCCGCGACGAAGGGCTCTCGCTGGACGTGTGCTCCGGTGGCGAGCTGGCCGTCGCGCTGCACGCGGGCTTCCCGGCCCAGCGAATCGCGTTGCACGGCAACAATAAGTCGGTTCCCGAGCTGGAGGCGGCGGTCGCGGCGGGCGTCGGGCACGTGGTGGTCGACTCGCTGATCGAGATCGATCGCCTCGAGGTGGTCGCGGGCCGCGCGGGCGTGGTGCAGGATGTGCTCGTTCGTGTCACCGTCGGTGTGGAAGCCCATACGCACGAATACATTTCGACCGCGCACGAGGATCAGAAGTTCGGCTTCTCCATCGCGGGCGGCGACGCCATGGAGGCGCTGGCCCGCGTCTTCGAGGCCGACAACCTGCGTCTGGTCGGGCTGCACTCGCACATCGGGTCGCAGATCTTCGAGCTCGACGGCTTCGAGATCGCCGCGCGCCGGATGCTCGGACTGCTGCGCGCCGCCGTCGACAAGTTCGGTATCGAGCGCACCGCCCAGATCGCCACCCTGGATCTCGGTGGCGGCCTTGGTATCTCGTACCTGCCGAACGACGACCCGCCGCCGCTGGACGAGTTCGCGACGAGCCTGCGCAAGCTGGTCGGCGAGGAAGCGGACCGAGCCGGACTGCCGGAGCCGACCATCGCGGTGGAACCGGGTCGCGCCATCGCGGGACCGGGCACTGTGACGTTATACGAGGTCGGCACGATCAAGGACGTCTCGCTCGACGGCGGACTTACCCGCCGCTATGTCAGCGTCGACGGCGGCATGAGCGACAACATCCGCCCCGCGCTGTATCAGGCGGACTACGATTGCCGGCTGGTCTCGCGCTCTTCGGACGCCGACCCGGTGGTTGCGCGCGTGGTCGGAAAGCATTGCGAGAGTGGCGATATCATTATCCGGGACACCTGGATGCCCGCCGATGTCGGCCCCGGCGATCTGGTCGCAGTGGCGGCCACCGGTGCGTATTGCTACTCGATGTCGAGTCGATACAACCAGCTGACACGTCCCGCGGTCGTCGCAGTGCGCGACGGAGTTCCGCGACTCATTCTGCGCCGGGAAACGGTGTCGGACCTGCTCAGCCTGGAGGTGTAA
- a CDS encoding MmpS family transport accessory protein codes for MVVLVFGGCVAIIGTAGKEISEAVDAANSSIQAAATLLASVPGPVQIPDVTIPPVIAAPQTGITLVYEIVSDAPTLNSVTYFDHNSELQREAEVAAPWSKSVTNNLGIVIVGVGAQTNGTSVTCRAIVDGTVTDEKTATGKDAAVNCSGSTI; via the coding sequence GTGGTCGTTTTGGTGTTCGGTGGCTGCGTCGCGATCATCGGTACCGCGGGCAAGGAGATCAGCGAAGCCGTCGACGCCGCAAACTCCTCCATCCAGGCGGCAGCGACATTGTTGGCGTCGGTGCCCGGCCCTGTACAGATCCCAGATGTCACGATCCCGCCGGTGATTGCGGCACCGCAGACTGGGATAACGCTTGTGTACGAGATCGTCTCCGATGCACCGACACTGAATTCGGTCACCTACTTCGACCACAACTCCGAGTTACAGCGGGAAGCCGAAGTGGCGGCACCGTGGTCGAAATCGGTCACGAACAACTTGGGGATCGTGATTGTCGGCGTCGGCGCGCAGACCAACGGAACATCCGTAACGTGCCGGGCCATCGTCGATGGCACGGTGACGGACGAGAAAACCGCTACCGGCAAGGACGCCGCGGTGAACTGCTCGGGCAGCACCATCTGA
- a CDS encoding helix-turn-helix domain-containing protein: MAGLLTEEEARELIPVGHSKYYELIGTGELRSVKIGRRRFVSEQAVADYIAGLDQVAA; encoded by the coding sequence ATGGCCGGACTCTTGACCGAGGAAGAAGCTCGGGAGTTGATTCCGGTCGGGCACAGCAAGTATTACGAGCTGATCGGGACGGGGGAGCTGCGGTCGGTGAAGATCGGTCGGCGGCGGTTCGTGAGCGAACAGGCGGTAGCGGATTACATCGCCGGTCTCGATCAGGTGGCGGCATGA
- a CDS encoding DUF305 domain-containing protein yields the protein MADTGTKPDSSATSGSDAGGGPIEQDLAAAPGNDAGAESTEQNPTAASGDDDGTGFGAQFRRQRTALLVIGAIGILLIGFAVGALARIPLDRNAEPDPNAVDTGFSQDMSAHHAQAVDMAGVALIGSTDNDVRRLAYDILTTQQAQLGRMQGWLQLWGKPMQDVDGYMGWMTEPAGAGHDHAGTGSTAGHPMSGPMPTMPGMATNAEMTALRQATGPSLDTMFLQLMLRHHQGGMSMIRSAAEHAETTAVRSLASTMETTQRGEAQLMTTMLTTRGATPLPVT from the coding sequence ATGGCCGACACAGGAACCAAGCCGGACTCGAGCGCCACTTCCGGCAGTGACGCCGGTGGCGGTCCGATCGAACAGGACCTGGCCGCTGCCCCCGGCAATGACGCCGGTGCCGAGTCGACCGAACAGAACCCGACCGCCGCATCCGGAGACGACGACGGCACCGGTTTCGGCGCACAGTTCCGCCGTCAGCGCACCGCGTTGCTGGTCATCGGTGCGATCGGCATCCTGCTGATCGGTTTCGCCGTCGGCGCCCTCGCTCGGATTCCGTTGGACCGCAATGCCGAACCCGACCCGAACGCCGTGGACACCGGTTTCAGCCAGGACATGTCCGCCCACCATGCCCAGGCAGTCGACATGGCGGGCGTCGCGCTCATCGGCTCCACCGACAACGACGTACGCAGGCTCGCCTACGACATCCTGACCACTCAGCAGGCCCAGCTCGGCAGGATGCAGGGCTGGCTGCAGCTGTGGGGCAAGCCGATGCAAGACGTCGACGGCTACATGGGCTGGATGACCGAACCCGCGGGCGCCGGCCACGACCACGCCGGCACGGGCAGCACGGCGGGCCACCCGATGTCCGGCCCGATGCCGACCATGCCCGGCATGGCGACCAACGCGGAGATGACAGCGCTGCGCCAGGCCACCGGCCCGTCCCTGGACACGATGTTCCTGCAGCTGATGCTGCGCCACCATCAGGGCGGCATGTCGATGATCCGATCCGCGGCCGAGCACGCCGAAACCACCGCCGTGCGCAGCTTGGCGAGCACCATGGAGACAACCCAGCGCGGCGAAGCCCAGCTGATGACCACCATGCTCACCACCCGAGGCGCAACACCCCTACCGGTGACCTGA
- the argS gene encoding arginine--tRNA ligase: MTPADLADLLRATAAKVLVERGLDPAVLPDAVSVERPRNPEHGDYATNVAMQVGKRAGTNPRELAAWLAAALAATDGIDSADVAGPGFLNIRLAASAQGAIVAQVLAAGAGYGTSEALTGTRINLEFVSANPTGPVHLGGTRWASVGDALGRILAAQGADVTREYYFNDHGAQIDRFAKSLVAAAAGAPTPENGYAGAYITEIADKIVAGHPDALTLPEAERLELFRTEGVELMFAQIRASLHEFGTDFDVYFNESSLFESGAVEQAVTTLKDSGDLYQKDGAWWIASSDYGDDQDRVVIKSDGNAAYIAGDIAYFQNKRARGFDLCIYMLGADHHGYIGRLKAAAAAFGDDPATVEVLIGQMVNLVKDGVAVKMSKRAGTVVTLDDLVEAIGVDAARYALVRSSVNSSIDIDLNQWTSQNNENPVYYVQYAHARLSSLARNAVDLGVSAANPDFGLLATEHEGELIRTIGEYPRVVASAASLREPHRVARYLEELAGAYHRFYGACQVLPKGDEQSMPLHTARLALCEATRQVLANGLGLLGVNAPERM; this comes from the coding sequence GTGACTCCAGCTGACCTTGCAGATCTCCTTCGCGCAACTGCGGCGAAGGTGCTTGTCGAACGTGGACTGGACCCTGCGGTCCTGCCCGACGCGGTCAGTGTTGAGCGCCCCCGTAATCCGGAACATGGTGACTATGCCACGAATGTGGCGATGCAGGTCGGCAAGCGGGCCGGAACCAATCCACGCGAATTGGCAGCCTGGCTGGCCGCCGCGCTCGCCGCGACCGACGGCATCGACTCCGCCGATGTGGCGGGTCCCGGCTTCCTGAACATCCGGCTCGCCGCGTCCGCACAGGGCGCGATCGTCGCGCAGGTGCTCGCGGCAGGTGCGGGGTACGGCACGTCGGAAGCGTTGACCGGAACTCGCATCAACCTGGAGTTCGTGTCGGCCAATCCGACCGGCCCCGTGCACCTCGGCGGTACCCGCTGGGCATCGGTCGGTGACGCGCTCGGCCGGATCCTGGCCGCGCAGGGCGCCGACGTGACCCGTGAGTACTACTTCAACGATCACGGCGCGCAGATCGACCGCTTCGCCAAGTCGCTGGTCGCTGCCGCCGCCGGCGCGCCGACACCGGAGAACGGGTACGCGGGCGCCTACATCACCGAGATCGCCGACAAGATCGTCGCCGGGCATCCCGATGCGCTGACGCTGCCGGAGGCCGAGCGGCTCGAGCTGTTCCGTACCGAGGGTGTCGAGCTGATGTTCGCCCAGATCAGGGCATCGCTGCACGAGTTCGGCACCGACTTCGACGTCTACTTCAACGAGAGCTCGCTGTTCGAGTCCGGCGCGGTGGAGCAAGCGGTCACCACACTCAAGGACTCCGGCGATCTGTACCAGAAGGACGGCGCGTGGTGGATCGCCAGCTCGGATTACGGTGACGACCAGGATCGTGTGGTCATCAAGAGCGACGGCAACGCGGCCTACATCGCGGGCGACATCGCCTACTTCCAGAACAAGCGGGCCCGCGGCTTCGACCTGTGCATCTACATGCTCGGCGCCGACCATCACGGCTACATCGGCCGGTTGAAGGCCGCCGCCGCCGCGTTCGGCGACGACCCGGCCACGGTCGAGGTGCTGATCGGGCAGATGGTGAATCTGGTCAAAGACGGCGTCGCGGTGAAGATGAGCAAGCGCGCGGGCACCGTTGTCACCCTCGACGACCTCGTCGAGGCGATCGGTGTCGACGCGGCCCGCTATGCGCTGGTACGCAGCTCGGTGAACTCGAGCATTGATATCGATCTGAACCAGTGGACCAGCCAGAACAACGAAAACCCCGTCTACTACGTGCAATACGCGCACGCCAGGCTGTCGTCGTTGGCGCGCAACGCGGTGGATCTCGGGGTGAGCGCCGCGAACCCGGACTTCGGGTTGCTCGCCACCGAGCACGAAGGCGAACTCATCCGCACCATCGGCGAGTACCCGCGGGTGGTTGCCAGCGCCGCGAGTCTGCGTGAACCGCACCGGGTCGCCCGCTATCTGGAGGAGCTCGCAGGCGCGTACCACCGGTTCTACGGCGCCTGCCAGGTGCTGCCCAAGGGCGACGAGCAGTCGATGCCGCTGCATACCGCACGGCTCGCGCTGTGTGAGGCCACCCGTCAGGTGCTCGCCAACGGCCTCGGGCTGCTCGGCGTCAATGCACCGGAGCGCATGTGA
- a CDS encoding DUF3105 domain-containing protein, translated as MPSTSAKSAKAVQAAGKSSSSRKRGGGKSPLGKKRQIPWLAIGAAAVIIALVGVLAYSLVPKYRDKADLEKYTPSAQRKDPSDQISGVTKQEYPAGLHVSGAQRVAYDQSPPFGGPHDQAWANCTGVVYSKPIRAENAVHSLEHGAVWITYNPDKVDAAGVETLKKKVEGKQQTLMSPYPGLTSAVSLQSWGHRLTVDSPDDKRVNQFLTALRGNPYGAYPEVGASCSNPSFDANNPLPFDPSPPGPNAVPMDGKGLEPDPTELGGGMPGLPGGIPGVPGVPGLPGAPGLPGVPGLPGAPGLPGAPGLPGAPGLPGAQIPTQPAPGQPTTGQ; from the coding sequence ATGCCGAGCACAAGTGCCAAATCGGCCAAGGCCGTACAGGCCGCCGGGAAGTCGTCGTCTTCGCGCAAAAGGGGCGGTGGCAAGAGCCCGCTCGGCAAGAAGCGCCAGATTCCGTGGCTGGCCATCGGCGCTGCCGCGGTCATCATCGCATTGGTCGGTGTCCTCGCCTACAGTCTGGTCCCGAAGTACCGGGACAAGGCCGACCTCGAGAAATACACGCCGAGCGCCCAGCGCAAAGACCCTTCCGATCAGATCTCGGGCGTGACCAAGCAGGAGTACCCGGCCGGTCTGCACGTCTCCGGCGCCCAGCGGGTGGCCTATGACCAGAGCCCACCGTTCGGCGGCCCACACGATCAGGCCTGGGCGAACTGCACCGGCGTGGTGTACAGCAAGCCGATCCGGGCGGAGAACGCGGTGCATTCGCTCGAGCACGGCGCGGTATGGATCACCTATAACCCGGACAAGGTGGACGCCGCGGGAGTCGAAACCCTGAAGAAGAAGGTCGAGGGCAAACAGCAAACCCTGATGTCGCCGTACCCCGGCCTGACATCGGCGGTGTCGCTGCAGTCCTGGGGCCATCGGCTGACGGTGGACAGCCCCGACGACAAGCGGGTCAACCAGTTCCTCACGGCGTTGCGTGGCAACCCTTACGGCGCCTACCCCGAGGTGGGCGCGAGCTGCTCCAACCCGTCCTTCGACGCGAACAACCCGCTGCCGTTCGACCCCAGCCCGCCCGGACCGAATGCGGTGCCGATGGACGGTAAGGGCCTCGAACCCGATCCGACCGAGCTCGGTGGCGGCATGCCGGGTCTGCCCGGCGGCATCCCGGGCGTGCCCGGTGTTCCCGGTCTGCCGGGTGCTCCTGGTCTGCCCGGTGTTCCCGGTCTGCCGGGTGCTCCTGGTCTGCCGGGTGCTCCTGGTCTGCCCGGTGCTCCTGGTCTGCCCGGTGCGCAGATCCCGACGCAACCCGCCCCCGGTCAACCGACGACGGGCCAGTAG
- a CDS encoding class I SAM-dependent methyltransferase: protein MITDADLDRIPGWFYPPDPMLFRFFLELSERRCGVADLAEIGCCFGKSSVLIGEYRRSGEELTVVDLFEDPAPNLANFTENRRDYGDLTESAFRANYARFHSSPPRILRMDSSAARPILAQRRYRFVHIDGSHLYRTVRDDIETARNILVGNGIAVLDDYRSEHTPGVAAAAWTAARDGLRIVALSPWKLYGTWGDPRPWRSALHTWLLDSGVSFDTQEVFDDEIIRVIG from the coding sequence ATGATCACGGACGCTGATCTCGACCGGATACCCGGATGGTTTTATCCCCCCGATCCGATGCTGTTCCGGTTCTTCCTCGAGCTCTCGGAGCGTAGATGCGGGGTTGCCGATCTCGCCGAAATCGGCTGCTGCTTCGGCAAATCCTCGGTCCTCATCGGCGAATACCGGCGTAGCGGGGAAGAGCTCACGGTCGTCGATCTGTTCGAGGACCCCGCGCCCAACCTGGCCAATTTCACCGAGAACCGCCGCGATTACGGCGATCTGACCGAATCGGCATTCCGAGCCAACTATGCGCGGTTCCATTCGTCACCACCGCGAATCCTGCGAATGGACAGCTCCGCAGCCCGCCCGATCTTGGCGCAGCGCCGCTACCGTTTCGTGCATATCGACGGATCCCACCTCTATCGAACTGTGCGGGACGATATCGAAACAGCGCGAAATATACTGGTGGGCAACGGTATTGCCGTGCTGGACGACTATCGGTCCGAACACACACCCGGCGTCGCGGCTGCGGCGTGGACCGCCGCCCGAGACGGTCTGCGAATCGTCGCCCTCTCGCCGTGGAAGCTCTACGGAACGTGGGGCGACCCGCGGCCCTGGCGATCCGCACTTCACACCTGGCTCCTCGACTCCGGAGTGTCCTTCGACACGCAAGAAGTATTCGACGACGAGATCATCCGGGTCATCGGATAG
- a CDS encoding homoserine dehydrogenase, with protein MTNAAKHGTWGTDRPIGVAVLGMGNVGTEVVRILRDHADDLRSRVGAPVVLRGVAVRNLDTDRGLPAELLTTDPDALVARDDVDLVVEVIGGIDPPRRLILAALNAGKSVVTANKALLADYTGELAAAAERSRADLYFEAAVAGAIPVVRPLIQSLAGDRVNKVVGIVNGTTNFILSAMDETGADYSDTLAEATRLGYAEADPTADVEGYDAAAKAAILASLAFHTRVTAADVYREGISKISAEDLETASELNCTVKLLAICERVDSGPGEPGPEEGGKERVSVRVYPALIPRKHPLAAVSGAFNAVVVEAENAGRLMFYGQGAGGAPTASAVLGDLVMAARNKFYGGRAPGESVYAELPIAPIGDTPTRYHVNLQVEDRPGVLAKVAGEFAVHGVSISTVRQEGHGNGARLVVVTHHAVESALADTVAALAEMESVTSVTSVLRLEGTEE; from the coding sequence ATGACCAATGCCGCGAAGCATGGAACCTGGGGAACCGATCGTCCGATCGGGGTCGCGGTCCTCGGGATGGGCAATGTCGGCACCGAGGTGGTGCGCATTTTGCGCGACCACGCCGATGACCTGCGCTCGCGCGTCGGCGCACCGGTCGTGCTCCGCGGTGTCGCGGTGCGCAACCTCGACACCGACCGCGGCCTGCCCGCCGAACTGCTGACCACCGACCCGGACGCGCTCGTCGCCCGCGACGACGTCGACCTGGTTGTCGAGGTCATCGGCGGCATCGATCCGCCGCGCAGACTGATCCTGGCCGCGCTGAATGCGGGCAAATCCGTGGTGACCGCCAACAAGGCGCTGCTCGCCGACTACACCGGTGAGCTCGCCGCGGCCGCCGAGCGCAGCCGCGCCGACCTGTACTTCGAGGCCGCCGTCGCCGGCGCCATCCCGGTGGTGCGCCCGCTCATCCAGTCGCTGGCCGGTGATCGGGTCAACAAGGTCGTCGGCATCGTCAACGGCACCACCAACTTCATCCTCTCCGCGATGGACGAGACCGGCGCCGACTACTCGGACACGCTCGCCGAGGCCACTCGCCTCGGGTACGCCGAGGCCGACCCGACCGCCGACGTCGAGGGCTACGACGCTGCCGCGAAGGCCGCGATCCTGGCCTCACTGGCCTTCCACACCCGGGTCACCGCTGCCGACGTGTATCGCGAGGGCATCTCGAAGATCTCCGCGGAGGACCTGGAGACCGCTTCCGAGCTGAACTGCACCGTCAAGCTGCTCGCCATCTGCGAGCGCGTCGACTCGGGCCCCGGCGAGCCCGGCCCGGAAGAAGGCGGCAAGGAGCGTGTCTCGGTGCGCGTCTACCCGGCCCTTATCCCGCGCAAGCACCCGCTGGCCGCGGTCAGCGGTGCGTTCAACGCGGTGGTCGTCGAGGCGGAGAACGCGGGACGGCTGATGTTCTACGGTCAGGGCGCAGGCGGCGCTCCGACGGCGTCTGCGGTGCTCGGTGATCTGGTGATGGCGGCGCGTAACAAGTTCTACGGTGGCCGTGCTCCCGGCGAATCGGTTTATGCTGAGCTACCGATTGCGCCGATCGGCGATACGCCGACCCGTTACCACGTGAACCTGCAGGTCGAAGACCGTCCTGGGGTTCTGGCCAAGGTTGCGGGCGAGTTCGCCGTGCACGGGGTGAGCATCTCGACCGTCCGCCAGGAAGGGCACGGCAACGGTGCGCGCCTTGTTGTCGTGACCCACCACGCGGTGGAGTCGGCGCTCGCGGACACCGTGGCCGCTCTCGCGGAGATGGAGTCCGTCACGTCCGTGACGAGTGTTCTGAGATTGGAAGGCACCGAAGAATGA
- the thrB gene encoding homoserine kinase produces the protein MTRTLPAGLSVLARVPASSANLGPGFDSLGMALGIYDEIEVRTTDSGLTIRVEGEGADDVPWGPSHLVVRAIERGLESAGVWADGLDVVCRNVIPHSRGLGSSASAVVGGLAAGCALAAKLDPALATGADQLVQLASEFEGHPDNAAASVLGGVVVSWTETDRPADAGADGTAAAPTRIYRAVRLEPHPDLRAVVLIPEERSSTAHTRGLLPEVVPHGDAAFNVSRAALAVVALTERPDLLLPATADRLHQGQRAPALPLTTTWIHRLRAAGIAATVSGAGPTVLALVTSEFPQELRELAAAEGLRVVEPGLAEGVQVD, from the coding sequence ATGACGCGGACGCTGCCCGCTGGGTTGTCCGTGCTCGCGCGGGTGCCCGCCTCCAGCGCGAACCTGGGTCCCGGATTCGATTCGCTTGGTATGGCATTGGGCATCTACGACGAGATCGAGGTGCGCACTACCGATTCCGGCCTGACGATCCGGGTGGAGGGTGAGGGCGCTGACGACGTGCCGTGGGGCCCTTCGCATCTGGTGGTGCGTGCTATCGAGCGCGGCCTGGAATCTGCCGGCGTATGGGCCGACGGCCTCGATGTGGTGTGCCGCAACGTGATTCCACATTCACGTGGTCTGGGTTCGTCGGCCTCCGCGGTGGTCGGCGGGCTGGCCGCCGGCTGTGCGCTCGCCGCGAAATTGGATCCGGCACTGGCCACCGGCGCGGACCAATTGGTGCAGCTGGCATCGGAATTCGAAGGTCATCCGGACAACGCGGCCGCCAGCGTGCTGGGCGGTGTGGTGGTGTCCTGGACCGAGACCGACCGGCCCGCCGATGCGGGCGCGGACGGCACCGCGGCCGCGCCGACCAGGATCTACCGTGCGGTGCGCCTCGAGCCGCATCCCGACCTGCGTGCGGTGGTGCTCATTCCCGAGGAGCGCTCGTCCACCGCGCACACCCGTGGTCTGCTGCCCGAGGTGGTGCCGCATGGCGACGCCGCGTTCAACGTCAGCCGGGCCGCCCTCGCGGTGGTCGCACTGACCGAGCGCCCGGATCTGCTGCTGCCCGCGACCGCGGATCGGCTGCATCAGGGCCAGCGTGCGCCCGCCCTGCCGCTGACGACCACCTGGATCCACCGGCTGCGGGCCGCTGGTATTGCGGCGACGGTTTCCGGCGCGGGCCCGACCGTGCTGGCCCTCGTCACCAGCGAATTCCCCCAGGAACTCCGCGAACTGGCAGCCGCGGAAGGTCTGCGGGTGGTCGAACCGGGACTCGCAGAAGGCGTCCAGGTCGACTGA
- a CDS encoding Arm DNA-binding domain-containing protein gives MPSQITEINVTDRRTGKQAVRYQVRADAGVDPQSGKRHQVRHRFRTEKEAHLDTLVAASKQGGTVTEQGRVRRPWVARSLKRTIETTSMVWTMRLNENGCHTA, from the coding sequence TTGCCATCTCAGATCACCGAGATCAACGTGACTGACCGGCGCACCGGGAAACAGGCTGTTCGCTATCAGGTGCGGGCCGATGCTGGGGTCGATCCGCAATCCGGCAAACGACATCAGGTGCGCCACCGGTTTCGAACCGAGAAGGAAGCCCATCTGGATACTTTGGTGGCGGCGTCGAAGCAGGGCGGGACGGTCACCGAGCAGGGTCGGGTTCGTCGGCCGTGGGTGGCTCGATCGCTGAAGCGGACGATCGAAACGACGTCGATGGTTTGGACTATGCGATTGAACGAAAATGGTTGTCATACAGCGTAG
- the thrC gene encoding threonine synthase, with protein MNTAGVAPQTGVHSRWPGLIAAYRDRLAGAADWEPVTLFEGGTPLVPAPHLSELTGCDVYLKVEGLNPTGSFKDRGMTMAITDAKYRGQTAVLCASTGNTSASAAAYATRAGMTCAVLIPQGKIAMGKLAQAVMLGAKIIQVEGNFDDCLELARKVTAEFPSIGLVNSVNPARIEGQKTASFEICDVLGKAPDVHVLPVGNAGNITAYWRGYREYYADGITTQLPRMLGVQAAGAAPLVNGAPVKDPETIATAIRIGAPASWNGAMEAKEQSGGAFRAATDEEILEAYRLVAATEGVFVEPASAASVAGLLAARKEGWLDSGLTVVCTVTGNGLKDPDTALLGMPQVQALEVDPVAVAAELELA; from the coding sequence ATGAACACCGCAGGCGTCGCACCGCAGACCGGAGTGCATTCGCGCTGGCCGGGGCTGATCGCGGCCTATCGTGATCGGCTCGCGGGCGCAGCCGACTGGGAACCGGTCACCCTCTTCGAGGGCGGCACCCCGCTGGTGCCCGCGCCGCACCTGTCCGAGCTGACCGGGTGTGATGTGTATCTCAAAGTCGAGGGGCTCAACCCGACCGGTTCGTTCAAGGACCGCGGCATGACGATGGCCATCACCGACGCCAAGTACCGCGGTCAGACCGCTGTGCTGTGCGCCTCCACCGGCAACACCTCGGCATCGGCCGCCGCTTACGCGACCCGCGCCGGCATGACCTGCGCCGTGCTGATCCCGCAGGGCAAGATCGCGATGGGCAAGCTGGCCCAGGCCGTCATGCTCGGCGCGAAGATCATCCAGGTCGAGGGCAATTTCGACGACTGCCTGGAGCTGGCCCGCAAGGTGACCGCGGAATTCCCGAGCATCGGTCTGGTGAACTCGGTGAACCCGGCCCGCATCGAGGGGCAGAAGACGGCCTCGTTCGAGATCTGTGATGTGCTCGGCAAGGCGCCGGACGTGCACGTGCTCCCGGTGGGCAACGCGGGCAACATCACCGCCTACTGGCGCGGTTACCGCGAGTACTACGCCGACGGCATCACCACGCAGCTGCCGCGCATGCTCGGTGTGCAGGCCGCGGGTGCCGCGCCGCTGGTCAACGGCGCTCCGGTCAAGGACCCGGAAACCATCGCCACCGCCATCCGGATCGGCGCGCCCGCATCCTGGAACGGTGCGATGGAAGCCAAAGAGCAGTCCGGTGGCGCATTCCGCGCCGCCACCGACGAGGAGATCCTGGAGGCGTACCGACTGGTCGCTGCCACCGAGGGCGTCTTCGTCGAGCCTGCTTCGGCGGCCAGCGTCGCAGGTCTGCTCGCGGCCCGCAAGGAGGGCTGGCTCGACTCCGGCCTGACCGTTGTGTGCACCGTCACCGGCAACGGACTCAAGGATCCCGATACCGCGCTGTTGGGAATGCCGCAGGTCCAGGCGCTCGAGGTCGACCCGGTCGCGGTGGCCGCCGAACTAGAGCTGGCCTGA